ATATTGATAACGGAGGTGGCGTTGCATTTAAAGAAGATGGACTTGTTGAGATAGTTACCGATTACAATCTACGTTATCAACAAGACTTTTCCATTGCGACACATGGAGCATTTAAGAAAGACATTGCTTTAAGGTTGGCACACAAAGAACATTATAAATTGCTTGTAAGGACACCAGAGAAGCAACTGAATTTGCTTATTGTAGTAGATCAAATGTTAACAGGGTTTGATTCTAAATGGGTAAACACTTTGTATATTGATAAAATGCTAGAGTATGAAAATATAATTCAAGCATTCTCTAGAACGAATCGACTGTTTGGCCCAGAAAAGCCTTTTGGGACTATCCGTTACTATCGTAGACCACACACCATGGAACGAAATGTTAATGATGCAGTAAAACTGTATTCAGGAGATAAACCAATCGGATTATTCGTTGAAAAACTAAGCTATAACTTAAAGAAAATGAATGAAATCTATGCAGATATCGTTGAACTTTTTAATCGTGCTAGTATTCCAGACTATGAAAGGCTACCAACCGACACTACAGAGAGAGCTAAATTTGCATCCCTATTTAAGGACTTTAACAATTATTTAGAGGCCGCTAAGATTCAAGGATTTAGTTGGGAAAAAGATAAATATCCATTTAAAAAAGAAAATGGAAATCAGAAAGTGACCATTACACTAGACTTTGACAAAACTAGCTATCTCATACTGGCACAACGGTACAAAGAATTATCTTCTCCAGGCGAGGGAGGTGGAGGAAGTGGTGCTGATGTTCCATATGACCTTGTGGGATATTTAACAGAAATAGATACAGGAGTAATTGATGCAAATTACATGAATAGTCGTTTTGACAAGTATCTTAAGCTAATAAATCAAGGTGATGCAACTGGAGACCTAGTAGAGCAAGCTTTAAACGAGCTCCACAAAACATTTGCAGCATTGACACAAGAAGAACAAAAATATGCCAGTATATTTCTGCATGATATTCAAAGTGGCGATGTTATTGTCGAAAAGGATAAGTCTTTGCGAGATTACATTACTGAATATCAATACAAAGCAAAAGATGATCAAATTCGTCGCTTTGCAACTCTTTTAGGACTAGATGAAGCAAGATTGCGTGATATGATCAGCCTAAATTTAACAGAAGCTAATATAAATGAATTTGGTCGTTTTGATGAACTGAGAAAGTCGGTCGATAAATCCAAAGCGAAAGCATATTTTGAATCGCTTGATGGTGTCTCATTAATACCACCTAAAGTTAATATGAAGACAGACAAAATATTACGAGAATTTATACTTTCAGGTGGTTTTGAAATTTAAACGTCATAGCTTACTATAAGTCTTGATAAGTTTTCATCTTTATTCTGGGAGTAAAATGAATAAATATACCATTCTTATAAGAGAGTCAAGGTTTTTCCTTGGCTCTTTTCCTTTTACGTGGGAACAGCGTAAGTTNNNNNNNNNNNNNNNNNNNNNNNNNNNNNNNNNNNNNNNNNNNNNNNNNNNNNNNNNNNNNNNNNNNNNNNNNNNNNNNNNNNNNNNNNNNNNNNNNNNNNNNNNNNNNNNNNNNNNNNNNNNNNNNNNNNNNNNNNNNNNNNNNNNNNNNNNNNNGACAACCTTATCACCCTTCATCAGCGTAAGCATGAATATTAATACAAAGCCTGTTTGGGAGAAATTTTATCGTTATCATTAAAATTTACACCAACTTGGGAACTGCGTAAGTTATGGGAAATAGTCGATGTTCGTGGTGGAAAAGATTACAAACATCTATCCGAGGGGGATATTCCCGTTTACGGAACCGGTGGATACATGCTGAGTGTTAATGAAGCACTCTCCTATAAAGAAGATGCAATCGGTATTGGGAGAAAAGGCACAATAGATAAGCCTTACATTTTAAAAGCACCATTTTGGACTGTAGATACGCTATTTTATGCTGTTCCAAGAGAAAATTATGACTTGGATTTTGTCTTTGATCTTTTCCAAAATATTGACTGGAAGAAAAAAGACGAATCCACAGGAGTGCCGAGCTTATCCAAAACTGCAATAAATGAAATCGATGTTATTGTGCCAAAAGAGAATGAGCAGAAAGTTGTTGGCGCATATTTTACCCGAATTGACAACCTTATCACCCTTCATCAGCGTAAGCCACAGATTAAATTAGGAGGTTATGTTGATGCTTAATGAAATTAAGAAATCAGACTTATTCTGTGAATATTATGCAAAATGGATTGTGGTGTATAAGAAAGGTGCTATACGTAAAGTTACAATGGACAAATATCTTATGACATTCCATTGGCTAGAGAAATTGATACCCAATCTAAAAATCTGTGATTTGACGAGAATTGCATATCAGCAATTGCTTAATGATTATGCTTCTTATCACGAAAGGCAAACAACAATGGATTTCCATCATCAACTTAAAGGAGCCATATTGGATGCAGTAGATGAAGGGCTAATTGATAGGGATCCCACAAGAAAAGCAATTATCAAAGGAAAACCGCCAAAAGAAAAGAAACTAAAGTATTTAAATCAATTTGAGCTCCATACTTTACTGACTACTTTGGAGCTTAAGTCAGAAGTTAATTGGGATTGGTTTATTCTTTTAGTAGCTAAAACTGGTATGCGGTTTTCTGAAGCTCTTGCTTTAACGCCTAAAGATTTTGATTTTTCTCATCAGACATTATCGATAAGCAGAACATGGGACTATAAGGGGGAAGGCGGATACCTACCTACAAAAAACAAATCATCGGCAAGGAAAATTCAGATTGACTGGCAAACTGTAATCAAATTCTCTGAATTATTGAAAGGATTGCCTGAGGATAAGCCAATATTCGTGAAAGAGAATG
The Firmicutes bacterium HGW-Firmicutes-1 genome window above contains:
- a CDS encoding type I restriction endonuclease subunit S; this encodes MGEILSLSLKFTPTWELRKLWEIVDVRGGKDYKHLSEGDIPVYGTGGYMLSVNEALSYKEDAIGIGRKGTIDKPYILKAPFWTVDTLFYAVPRENYDLDFVFDLFQNIDWKKKDESTGVPSLSKTAINEIDVIVPKENEQKVVGAYFTRIDNLITLHQRKPQIKLGGYVDA
- a CDS encoding site-specific integrase; its protein translation is MLNEIKKSDLFCEYYAKWIVVYKKGAIRKVTMDKYLMTFHWLEKLIPNLKICDLTRIAYQQLLNDYASYHERQTTMDFHHQLKGAILDAVDEGLIDRDPTRKAIIKGKPPKEKKLKYLNQFELHTLLTTLELKSEVNWDWFILLVAKTGMRFSEALALTPKDFDFSHQTLSISRTWDYKGEGGYLPTKNKSSARKIQIDWQTVIKFSELLKGLPEDKPIFVKENVYNSTVNDILARHCKKAKVPVISIHGLRHTHASILLFAGVSIASVARRLGHASMTTTQRTYLHIIQELENKDVDLVMRSLSVLA